A single region of the Amphiura filiformis chromosome 7, Afil_fr2py, whole genome shotgun sequence genome encodes:
- the LOC140157447 gene encoding uncharacterized protein has translation MDMRWQLGQQVVTSDNTDGIKINDYVQMYQSNGLGFNDRKGKRLLTMVYTARKEDNLKTVDCSFEDEDSFDSVLVSSDPRATIKLLVLPGPEPQHFKTTTGDAVWIGGFVGEIHIPITAYYNSWKIVLQFPKKVFRLYGGNFNIAPEPCLHRGSCTSSKNIWVIYNTYENRVLSPLKHLHLSFVADVSKKLRSGRGGKGRGRGIVADVKFYGYNKVFGSDKTPVYEPVL, from the exons ATGGATATGCGATGGCAGCTAGGGCAACAGGTTGTCACGAGCGATAACACCGATGGCATTAagatcaatgactatgttcagaTGTATCAATCCAACGGTCTAGGATTTAATGACAGAAAAGGCAAGCGTCTCTTAACAATGGTCTATACCGCTCGAAAGGAGGACAACTTGAAGACGGTAGACTGCAGTTTTGAAGACGAAGATTCCTTTGACTCTGTGCTTGTATCCTCAGACCCCAGGGCTACGATTAAGCTACTTGTCTTAC cTGGTCCAGAACCACAACACTTCAAAACTACCACAGGAGATGCCGTTTGGATTGGAGGATTTGTTGGAGAGATACACATTCCTATTACCGCTTACTACAACTCCTGGAAGATTGTCCTCCAGTTCCCCAAGAAAGTCTTCCGATTATAT GGTGGTAACTTCAACATAGCCCCCGAACCATGTTTACATCGTGGATCATGCACCAGTAGTAAAAACATTTGGGTTATCTACAATACCTACGAAAATCGCGTACTGAGTCCTCTTAAACATCTCCACTTGAGCTTTGTCGCGGATGTGTCCAAAAAGTTACGCAGTGGTCGTGGAGGGAAGGGTCGTGGTAGAGGTATTGTCGCTGATGTCAAATTCTATGGATATAACAAAGTCTTCGGCTCTGATAAAACACCTGTTTACGAACCTGTACTGTAG